The proteins below come from a single Rosa rugosa chromosome 2, drRosRugo1.1, whole genome shotgun sequence genomic window:
- the LOC133728140 gene encoding protein SEEDLING PLASTID DEVELOPMENT 1 isoform X1, translating into MLSNCVHLFHPQPLSIPKPLILPLSPKFQCKTQSFPLKSSPNPSFPHLRAKIPSGYSRPVLGCLCSLTSSCTSSPEEEDFDVELGRLLALLPEEMRQRVTEHPELHQLIEVVMDLGRKPLARFPSGDFVLSENLITVQDLEQATSQVGDFAIDNRAGISRTLHRISAIRNRKGAIIGLTCRVGRAISGSASLLRDLVRDGLSLLLIGPPGVGKTTIIREIARMLANDHKKRVMIVDTSNEIGGDGDIPHAGIGNARRMQVPISDMQHKVLIEAVENHMPQVIVIDEIGTKLEAMAASTIAQRGIQLVATAHGVTIENLIMNPSLEMLVGGVQSVTLGDEEASRRGVQKTVLERKGPATFSCGVEIISKTELRVHPSLETTVDAILSGRFPNFEVRKINSQGSEETTVRENLLSSSWDEQDDNVTEDAKNMSEKGYGYNDLTPEVSPYMQVDSGDEGMELRLFVYGILEATVMQGIKQLKMDEAAIQLTDDISKADALFAMQSKLKKNPGIQAAARSHGTPIYVTKTSALVEIKKAFRLLLNDYYGGLNDYGPVDNMQSSEKVDALEEARIAIEQVVIPKGEPVELLPRPPHIMSLQIDLIRKYKLEAERIDQEADVRLRILPFHTTRMEENHTSKRTDNDDDDDDDDDEFDEVLGTNGNTNGSLPTVERLPLLPD; encoded by the exons atgctCTCCAACTGTGTTCATCTCTTTCACCCCCAACCTCTCTCAATCCCCAAACCCCTAATCCTACCTCTCTCTCCCAAATTCCAATGCAAGACCCAATCTTTTCCCCTTAAATCTTCACCAAACCCATCTTTCCCTCACTTACGCGCCAAAATTCCATCTGGGTATTCAAGGCCTGTTCTAGGTTGTTTGTGTTCTTTAACTTCATCATGTACTTCTTCACCGGAGGAGGAAGACTTCGACGTGGAACTGGGCCGGCTTTTGGCCCTTTTGCCGGAGGAAATGCGGCAGCGAGTGACGGAGCACCCGGAGCTTCATCAGTTGATTGAAGTGGTTATGGATTTGGGCCGGAAGCCGCTGGCCCGGTTTCCCTCCGGCGACTTTGTGTTGTCGGAGAATCTGATTACGGTTCAGGATCTTGAACAGGCTACTTCTCAG GTGGGTGATTTTGCCATTGACAACCGAGCAGGCATTAGCAGAACACTGCACCGGATTAGTGCCATTAGGAATCGAAAGGGTGCCATTATTGGTCTGACTTGTCGTGTTGGTAGGGCAATATCGGGTAGTGCTAGTTTGCTGCGAGATTTGGTTCGAGATGGCCTTTCTTTGTTGCTCATTGGGCCTCCTGGGGTAGGAAAAACAACAATTATCAG GGAAATAGCTCGGATGCTTGCAAATGATCATAAGAAACGTGTGATGATTGTCGACACCTCCAATGAGATTGGTGGGGATGGTGATATACCCCATGCAGGAATAGGCAATGCTCGGCGAATGCAAGTCCCTATCTCTGATATGCAACATAAG GTCTTGATTGAAGCTGTTGAAAATCATATGCCACAAGTGATTGTAATTGATGAAATTGGCACTAAACTTGAAGCAATGGCTGCAAGCACAATTGCACAACGTGGAATCCAGCTAGTGGCCACTGCTCATGGAGTAACCATTGAGAATCTGATAATGAATCCTTCATTGGAAATGCTTGTTGGAGGTGTACAG AGTGTGACACTAGGAGATGAAGAGGCCAGCCGGAGGGGGGTTCAAAAGACAGTGCTAGAAAGGAAAGGACCTGCAACATTTAGTTGTGGGGTGGAGATAATTTCAAAGACTGAGTTAAGAGTTCATCCTAGCTTAGAAACAACAGTGGATGCTATCCTCTCAG GTCGTTTCCCAAATTTCGAAGTTCGCAAAATTAACTCTCAGGGATCAGAAGAAACTACTGTAAGAGAAAATTTGCTCTCCAGTTCCTGGGATGAACAAGATGATAATGTTACAGAAGATGCCAAAAATATGAGTGAGAAAGGATATGGTTATAATGATCTCACTCCTGAGGTTTCTCCATATATGCAAGTGGATTCCGGGGATGAAGGGATGGAACTTCGATTATTTGTTTATGGG ATCCTAGAAGCCACTGTGATGCAAGGGATAAAACAGTTGAAGATGGATGAGGCTGCTATCCAGTTAACAGATGATATCAGCAAGGCAGATGCACTATTCGCCATGCAATCCAAGCTCAAGAAAAATCCCGGGATTCAGGCTGCTGCTAGATCTCATGGTACACCCATTTATGTGACTAAG ACAAGCGCGTTGGTCGAAATAAAAAAGGCATTTCGGTTATTATTGAATGATTATTACGGTGGTTTGAACGATTATGGACCAGTAGACAATATGCAATCGTCTGAGAAGGTTGATGCTCTtgag GAGGCAAGAATAGCCATTGAGCAGGTTGTAATTCCAAAAGGGGAACCTGTAGAACTTCTTCCGAGGCCACCCCACATTATGTCTCTTCAGATTGACCTTATTCGCAAGTACAAATTAGAAGCAGAAAGAATCGATCAGGAGGCAGATGTGCGTCTCCGTATCCTTCCATTTCATACCACAAGGATGGAAGAGAATCATACTAGCAAAAGAACcgataatgatgatgatgatgatgatgatgatgatgaatttgATGAAGTTCTGGGCACCAATGGTAACACGAATGGTTCACTTCCCACTGTGGAAAGGTTACCACTGCTTCCAGATTAG
- the LOC133728140 gene encoding protein SEEDLING PLASTID DEVELOPMENT 1 isoform X2 produces the protein MLSNCVHLFHPQPLSIPKPLILPLSPKFQCKTQSFPLKSSPNPSFPHLRAKIPSGYSRPVLGCLCSLTSSCTSSPEEEDFDVELGRLLALLPEEMRQRVTEHPELHQLIEVVMDLGRKPLARFPSGDFVLSENLITVQDLEQATSQVGDFAIDNRAGISRTLHRISAIRNRKGAIIGLTCRVGRAISGSASLLRDLVRDGLSLLLIGPPGVGKTTIIREIARMLANDHKKRVMIVDTSNEIGGDGDIPHAGIGNARRMQVPISDMQHKVLIEAVENHMPQVIVIDEIGTKLEAMAASTIAQRGIQLVATAHGVTIENLIMNPSLEMLVGGVQSVTLGDEEASRRGVQKTVLERKGPATFSCGVEIISKTELRVHPSLETTVDAILSGRFPNFEVRKINSQGSEETTVRENLLSSSWDEQDDNVTEDAKNMSEKGYGYNDLTPEVSPYMQVDSGDEGMELRLFVYGILEATVMQGIKQLKMDEAAIQLTDDISKADALFAMQSKLKKNPGIQAAARSHGTPIYVTKTSALVEIKKAFRLLLNDYYGGLNDYGPVDNMQSSEKVDALEARNECSFPIMKFCIIS, from the exons atgctCTCCAACTGTGTTCATCTCTTTCACCCCCAACCTCTCTCAATCCCCAAACCCCTAATCCTACCTCTCTCTCCCAAATTCCAATGCAAGACCCAATCTTTTCCCCTTAAATCTTCACCAAACCCATCTTTCCCTCACTTACGCGCCAAAATTCCATCTGGGTATTCAAGGCCTGTTCTAGGTTGTTTGTGTTCTTTAACTTCATCATGTACTTCTTCACCGGAGGAGGAAGACTTCGACGTGGAACTGGGCCGGCTTTTGGCCCTTTTGCCGGAGGAAATGCGGCAGCGAGTGACGGAGCACCCGGAGCTTCATCAGTTGATTGAAGTGGTTATGGATTTGGGCCGGAAGCCGCTGGCCCGGTTTCCCTCCGGCGACTTTGTGTTGTCGGAGAATCTGATTACGGTTCAGGATCTTGAACAGGCTACTTCTCAG GTGGGTGATTTTGCCATTGACAACCGAGCAGGCATTAGCAGAACACTGCACCGGATTAGTGCCATTAGGAATCGAAAGGGTGCCATTATTGGTCTGACTTGTCGTGTTGGTAGGGCAATATCGGGTAGTGCTAGTTTGCTGCGAGATTTGGTTCGAGATGGCCTTTCTTTGTTGCTCATTGGGCCTCCTGGGGTAGGAAAAACAACAATTATCAG GGAAATAGCTCGGATGCTTGCAAATGATCATAAGAAACGTGTGATGATTGTCGACACCTCCAATGAGATTGGTGGGGATGGTGATATACCCCATGCAGGAATAGGCAATGCTCGGCGAATGCAAGTCCCTATCTCTGATATGCAACATAAG GTCTTGATTGAAGCTGTTGAAAATCATATGCCACAAGTGATTGTAATTGATGAAATTGGCACTAAACTTGAAGCAATGGCTGCAAGCACAATTGCACAACGTGGAATCCAGCTAGTGGCCACTGCTCATGGAGTAACCATTGAGAATCTGATAATGAATCCTTCATTGGAAATGCTTGTTGGAGGTGTACAG AGTGTGACACTAGGAGATGAAGAGGCCAGCCGGAGGGGGGTTCAAAAGACAGTGCTAGAAAGGAAAGGACCTGCAACATTTAGTTGTGGGGTGGAGATAATTTCAAAGACTGAGTTAAGAGTTCATCCTAGCTTAGAAACAACAGTGGATGCTATCCTCTCAG GTCGTTTCCCAAATTTCGAAGTTCGCAAAATTAACTCTCAGGGATCAGAAGAAACTACTGTAAGAGAAAATTTGCTCTCCAGTTCCTGGGATGAACAAGATGATAATGTTACAGAAGATGCCAAAAATATGAGTGAGAAAGGATATGGTTATAATGATCTCACTCCTGAGGTTTCTCCATATATGCAAGTGGATTCCGGGGATGAAGGGATGGAACTTCGATTATTTGTTTATGGG ATCCTAGAAGCCACTGTGATGCAAGGGATAAAACAGTTGAAGATGGATGAGGCTGCTATCCAGTTAACAGATGATATCAGCAAGGCAGATGCACTATTCGCCATGCAATCCAAGCTCAAGAAAAATCCCGGGATTCAGGCTGCTGCTAGATCTCATGGTACACCCATTTATGTGACTAAG ACAAGCGCGTTGGTCGAAATAAAAAAGGCATTTCGGTTATTATTGAATGATTATTACGGTGGTTTGAACGATTATGGACCAGTAGACAATATGCAATCGTCTGAGAAGGTTGATGCTCTtgag GCAAGAAATGAATGCTCTTTTCCCATCATGAAGTTCTGCATAATCAGCTGA